A single Vibrio sp. YMD68 DNA region contains:
- the mutS gene encoding DNA mismatch repair protein MutS: MKADQTHTPMMKQYLGLKAENPDILLFYRMGDFYELFYDDAKRASQLLDISLTKRGASAGEPIPMAGVPYHAVEGYLAKLVQLGESVAICEQVGDPATSKGPVERKVVRIVTPGTVTDEALLSERVDNLIAAIYHHNDKFGYATLDMTSGRFQLIEPDSEEAMAAELQRTSPRELLFPEDFEPVHLMTNRNGNRRRPVWEFELDTAKQQLNQQFGTRDLIGFGVENAKLGLCAAGCLIQYVKDTQRTTLPHIRSLTFDRQDHSVILDAATRRNLEITQNLSGGFDNTLAEVLDHSSTAMGSRMLKRWLHQPMRCIDTLNQRLDAIGELKELGLFSELQPTLKQIGDIERILARLALRSARPRDMARLRLALQQLPELHTFLSQLKQPYLVKLTNYAAPFDDVCELLERAVKENPPVIIRDGGVIASGYSAELDEWRDLADGATEFLNKLETEERDRHGIDTLKVGFNNVHGFFIQVSRGQSHLVPPHYVRRQTLKNAERYIIPELKEHEDKVLSSKSKALAIEKQLWEELFDLLLPHLERLQNIASAVSQIDVLQNLAERAESLDYCRPVMSSDIGIHIQSGRHPVVEKVMDAPFIANPIVLNCERKMLIITGPNMGGKSTYMRQTALIALMAHIGSYVPAQSAQIGSIDRIFTRIGASDDLASGRSTFMVEMTETANILHNATPNSLVLMDEIGRGTSTYDGLSLAWASAEWLASKIGAMTLFATHYFELTELPSQLPHLANVHLDAVEHGDSIAFMHAVQEGAANKSYGLAVAGLAGVPKAVIKNARAKLSQLEQLGSHSEPSKGSSVDIANQLSLIPEPSEVESALAGIDPDDLTPRQALEALYRLKKMI, translated from the coding sequence GTGAAAGCCGATCAAACACACACACCAATGATGAAACAATATCTCGGATTGAAAGCTGAGAACCCAGACATACTGCTGTTCTATCGTATGGGGGATTTCTACGAGCTATTTTATGACGATGCCAAACGAGCCTCACAACTACTGGACATCTCGTTAACCAAGCGCGGTGCCTCAGCGGGTGAACCTATCCCTATGGCGGGCGTCCCCTACCATGCGGTTGAAGGTTACTTAGCAAAACTGGTTCAACTTGGCGAATCGGTGGCTATTTGTGAGCAAGTTGGCGACCCTGCCACCAGCAAAGGTCCCGTTGAGCGCAAAGTGGTGCGCATTGTGACACCAGGAACCGTCACCGACGAAGCACTTCTGTCTGAACGTGTTGATAACTTAATTGCGGCGATCTATCACCACAACGATAAATTTGGCTACGCCACACTGGATATGACCTCCGGCCGATTCCAACTTATCGAACCTGACAGTGAAGAAGCGATGGCGGCGGAACTTCAAAGAACATCGCCAAGAGAGCTGCTTTTCCCTGAAGATTTTGAGCCAGTTCACCTCATGACCAATCGAAATGGGAATCGCCGTCGTCCGGTATGGGAATTTGAACTCGATACCGCTAAGCAACAATTGAATCAGCAATTTGGCACCCGTGATCTGATTGGTTTTGGGGTTGAAAACGCAAAGCTGGGGCTATGTGCCGCAGGCTGCTTGATTCAATATGTCAAAGATACTCAACGCACGACGCTTCCGCATATTCGCTCGTTGACTTTTGATCGCCAAGATCATTCGGTTATTTTGGACGCCGCCACAAGACGTAATCTCGAAATCACTCAGAACTTATCCGGAGGCTTCGACAATACCCTCGCTGAAGTTCTCGATCACAGCTCAACGGCTATGGGCAGCCGGATGCTGAAACGTTGGCTGCATCAGCCTATGCGTTGTATTGATACCCTTAACCAACGCCTTGATGCCATTGGAGAGCTCAAGGAGCTTGGGCTATTCAGTGAGCTTCAACCAACATTAAAGCAGATTGGTGATATTGAACGTATCCTCGCTCGCTTGGCACTGCGCTCCGCTCGCCCAAGAGATATGGCCCGGTTGCGTCTAGCGCTACAGCAGTTACCCGAATTGCACACATTCTTGTCGCAGTTAAAGCAGCCTTATCTTGTTAAGCTAACGAATTACGCTGCACCGTTTGATGATGTTTGTGAACTGCTTGAACGTGCAGTAAAAGAAAACCCACCCGTTATTATTCGAGATGGAGGGGTCATCGCTTCTGGATACAGTGCAGAACTTGATGAATGGCGAGACTTGGCGGATGGCGCTACAGAGTTTTTAAACAAACTTGAAACAGAAGAGCGGGACCGTCATGGTATTGATACCTTAAAGGTTGGCTTTAATAATGTGCACGGCTTCTTCATACAAGTCAGTCGAGGGCAAAGCCACTTAGTCCCCCCTCATTACGTTCGCCGTCAAACACTAAAAAACGCTGAACGCTATATTATTCCTGAGTTAAAGGAACATGAAGATAAAGTCCTGAGTTCTAAATCGAAAGCCTTAGCCATTGAAAAACAATTGTGGGAAGAGTTGTTCGATTTGCTTCTTCCTCATTTAGAGCGCTTACAAAATATCGCATCGGCGGTTTCTCAGATTGATGTCCTGCAGAATCTAGCAGAACGTGCCGAGAGTTTAGATTACTGCCGTCCAGTCATGAGCAGCGATATTGGTATCCATATTCAATCAGGTCGACACCCTGTAGTAGAAAAAGTCATGGACGCCCCCTTTATTGCCAACCCAATCGTTCTGAACTGTGAACGTAAAATGCTGATCATCACTGGGCCTAACATGGGGGGTAAATCGACCTACATGCGTCAAACCGCTTTAATTGCGTTGATGGCTCATATTGGTAGCTATGTTCCAGCTCAGTCTGCACAAATCGGTTCAATTGATCGTATTTTCACGCGAATAGGCGCGTCGGATGATTTAGCATCAGGGCGTTCGACTTTCATGGTAGAAATGACTGAAACCGCAAATATCTTACACAATGCGACGCCAAACAGCCTAGTATTGATGGATGAAATAGGTCGTGGAACCAGTACTTATGATGGTTTGTCATTGGCTTGGGCGAGTGCCGAGTGGCTGGCATCAAAGATTGGTGCCATGACGTTGTTTGCAACCCATTACTTTGAACTCACCGAGCTTCCAAGCCAGTTACCACACTTAGCGAATGTCCACTTAGATGCCGTAGAACACGGTGATAGCATCGCCTTTATGCACGCCGTACAAGAAGGGGCCGCTAATAAATCTTACGGTCTTGCTGTGGCAGGCCTAGCTGGCGTTCCAAAAGCAGTGATTAAAAACGCCCGCGCTAAGTTATCTCAACTGGAGCAGCTCGGAAGCCATTCAGAACCTAGCAAGGGATCCTCTGTGGATATTGCGAATCAATTAAGCTTAATTCCAGAGCCGAGTGAGGTAGAATCCGCACTGGCCGGAATTGATCCTGATGATCTCACGCCTAGACAAGCACTAGAAGCTTTGTATCGACTCAAGAAAATGATCTAG
- the rpoS gene encoding RNA polymerase sigma factor RpoS, which translates to MSISNAAVKMDELDLEITAKEIGKPKKQPAKTKTTAKAKTTVKAKTAATEEVEVSSKSLDATQLYLGEIGFSPLLTAEEEVLFARRALRGDEAARKRMIESNLRLVVKISRRYSNRGLALLDLIEEGNLGLIRAVEKFDPERGFRFSTYATWWIRQTIERALMNQTRTIRLPIHVVKELNIYLRTARELSQKLDHEPTAEEIASKLDKPVEDVSKMLRLNERVSSVDTPIGGDGEKALLDIIPDIHNSDPEVSTQDNDIKASLVNWLDELNPKQKEVLARRFGLLGYEPSTLEEVGREINLTRERVRQIQVEGLRRLREVLIKQGLNMENLFSVENE; encoded by the coding sequence ATGAGTATCAGCAATGCAGCAGTAAAAATGGATGAGTTGGATTTAGAGATAACCGCGAAGGAAATCGGTAAACCTAAAAAACAACCCGCCAAAACCAAAACAACAGCCAAAGCTAAAACAACAGTAAAAGCGAAGACCGCAGCCACTGAAGAAGTTGAAGTGTCGAGTAAAAGCTTAGATGCGACACAACTTTACTTGGGTGAAATCGGTTTTTCTCCACTACTCACCGCAGAAGAAGAAGTCCTTTTTGCTCGCCGAGCACTCCGAGGAGATGAAGCAGCACGTAAGCGCATGATTGAAAGTAATCTACGTCTTGTCGTGAAAATATCTCGCCGATACAGCAATCGCGGCCTAGCATTACTCGATTTAATTGAAGAAGGTAACCTTGGATTGATTCGTGCGGTCGAAAAATTTGACCCTGAAAGAGGCTTTCGCTTTTCAACCTATGCCACCTGGTGGATCCGACAAACAATAGAACGCGCTTTGATGAATCAAACTCGAACTATTCGTTTACCTATCCATGTTGTCAAAGAACTGAATATTTATCTGCGCACGGCTAGAGAGTTGTCTCAAAAGCTTGACCACGAACCGACTGCAGAAGAGATTGCTTCAAAGCTTGATAAACCTGTAGAAGATGTCAGTAAAATGCTGCGCCTAAATGAACGCGTGAGTTCTGTTGATACCCCTATCGGTGGTGATGGCGAAAAAGCATTGCTGGACATTATTCCTGATATTCATAATTCTGATCCCGAAGTTTCAACTCAAGATAATGATATAAAGGCTTCTTTAGTCAACTGGCTTGATGAGCTAAACCCTAAGCAAAAAGAAGTGCTTGCGCGCCGATTTGGCCTTCTAGGGTATGAGCCATCAACGTTGGAAGAAGTCGGACGTGAAATAAACCTGACTCGTGAAAGAGTTCGTCAGATACAAGTGGAAGGCCTACGTCGATTACGTGAAGTATTGATTAAGCAAGGGCTTAACATGGAAAATCTATTCAGCGTAGAAAATGAATAA
- a CDS encoding peptidoglycan DD-metalloendopeptidase family protein — MKSLVRNLVVIACVSVLIGCSARNPAPVSGLNKDYNSVSRGSYRGSFYEVSKGDTLYFISYITDKDVNEIIRYNNLKEPYTIHPGQKLNLWRSNYVAPAYGGTGAGAATVASVDKLSKNSNQTNTSAKTKVVQKDPPKKVEQSKSKEYVKSTGQQTVNKVANTTKTKSEKVNSWIWPTKGRIIKKFSAGEQGNKGIDIAGQRGQAIVSTAGGTVVYSGNALRGYGNLVIVKHNDNYLSAYAHNDRLLVQEGQSVKAGQKIATMGSSGTSSVRLHFEIRYQGKSVNPNRYLP; from the coding sequence ATGAAAAGCTTAGTCCGGAACTTAGTCGTCATTGCTTGTGTCAGTGTTCTTATCGGGTGCTCGGCAAGAAACCCTGCGCCTGTCTCTGGACTAAATAAAGATTACAACAGTGTCTCTCGTGGCAGTTATCGCGGCAGCTTCTATGAGGTGAGCAAAGGCGATACGCTCTACTTTATCAGTTATATAACGGATAAGGACGTGAATGAGATAATTCGCTATAACAATTTAAAAGAGCCTTATACGATCCATCCAGGGCAAAAACTAAACTTATGGCGTAGTAACTATGTGGCCCCAGCCTATGGTGGAACAGGGGCGGGAGCCGCAACGGTTGCCAGTGTCGATAAATTGAGCAAGAACTCTAACCAAACAAATACTTCAGCAAAGACTAAAGTAGTACAAAAAGATCCGCCAAAGAAGGTTGAACAATCAAAATCAAAGGAGTATGTTAAATCTACAGGGCAACAAACTGTTAACAAAGTAGCGAACACAACAAAGACAAAAAGCGAAAAAGTTAACAGCTGGATTTGGCCAACCAAAGGGAGAATAATTAAAAAGTTTTCTGCTGGAGAACAAGGGAATAAAGGCATTGATATCGCAGGACAGCGTGGTCAAGCTATCGTTTCAACAGCAGGAGGAACCGTTGTTTATTCAGGCAATGCATTACGAGGTTACGGCAATCTAGTGATTGTAAAACATAATGATAATTACCTCAGTGCATACGCTCACAATGATCGGTTGCTTGTACAAGAAGGACAGAGTGTAAAAGCAGGTCAAAAAATAGCAACAATGGGCAGTTCAGGGACCAGCAGCGTTCGATTACATTTTGAAATTCGCTACCAAGGTAAGTCGGTGAATCCAAATCGCTACTTACCGTAA
- a CDS encoding protein-L-isoaspartate(D-aspartate) O-methyltransferase, with the protein MTNPHADKLIEFLVASGIKDPRVLQAIHNLPRESFVSQAMIHQAYDNNALPIGQGQTISQPYIVAKMTELLGLESNSKVLEVGTGSGYQTAVLAQLVDHVHSIERIKALQWDAKRRLKQLDLYNISTKHGDGWKGWVNKAPFDAIIVTAAPNRVPEALLEQLAEGGRMIIPVGEEEQQLIKITRQGDEYLYENIEMVRFVPLVAGDLA; encoded by the coding sequence ATGACAAACCCACATGCAGACAAGCTGATAGAGTTTCTTGTCGCGAGTGGTATTAAAGACCCGCGAGTATTACAAGCCATTCATAACCTTCCGCGAGAGAGCTTTGTGTCTCAGGCGATGATTCACCAAGCGTACGACAACAATGCTTTACCTATTGGGCAAGGGCAGACCATCTCTCAGCCTTACATTGTTGCGAAAATGACAGAATTACTCGGTTTAGAAAGCAACAGCAAGGTCTTAGAAGTCGGCACGGGTTCAGGGTATCAAACGGCCGTATTGGCGCAATTAGTCGATCATGTTCATTCCATTGAAAGAATTAAAGCGTTGCAATGGGATGCCAAAAGACGTTTAAAGCAATTGGATCTGTATAACATCTCCACCAAGCATGGTGATGGCTGGAAAGGGTGGGTCAATAAAGCGCCATTTGATGCCATCATTGTTACCGCTGCTCCAAACCGCGTCCCTGAGGCACTGTTAGAGCAACTAGCGGAAGGAGGAAGAATGATCATTCCTGTTGGAGAAGAGGAGCAGCAGCTCATAAAGATCACTCGCCAAGGGGATGAGTATCTCTATGAAAACATAGAGATGGTACGTTTCGTTCCTCTCGTTGCCGGTGACCTTGCTTAA
- the surE gene encoding 5'/3'-nucleotidase SurE, which translates to MKPKLKILLSNDDGVHAQGIHALANALKDFAQIIIVAPDRNRSGASNSLTLEQPLRVNEIAPSIYSVQGTPTDCVHFALNELMKDDLPDLVLSGINHGANLGDDVLYSGTVAAAMEGHFLGVQSIAFSLVGKVNFDVAAQVARTIVEQHIACPIPTNRLLNVNIPDVDSHQDLEIKVTRLGARHHAENMIKQQDPRGHDIYWLGPPGKEQDAGEGTDFYAVDKRQVSVTPLQVDLTAHESLRAMEHWFKEKAL; encoded by the coding sequence ATGAAGCCCAAGCTGAAAATACTACTGAGCAATGATGATGGCGTGCATGCGCAAGGTATTCATGCCTTGGCCAATGCCCTGAAGGATTTTGCACAGATTATTATCGTAGCCCCAGATAGAAATCGTTCAGGGGCATCTAACTCATTAACGTTAGAGCAACCATTAAGAGTGAATGAAATAGCGCCATCAATCTATTCTGTACAAGGAACGCCTACTGATTGCGTGCACTTTGCATTGAACGAATTGATGAAAGATGACCTTCCTGACTTAGTGTTAAGCGGCATTAACCACGGTGCAAATCTTGGTGATGATGTGCTCTATTCGGGCACGGTCGCTGCGGCAATGGAAGGGCATTTCTTGGGGGTGCAGTCGATCGCTTTTTCATTGGTTGGAAAAGTGAATTTTGACGTTGCGGCGCAAGTGGCTAGAACTATCGTAGAGCAACATATTGCATGCCCTATTCCGACGAATCGACTGCTTAATGTCAATATTCCAGATGTCGATAGCCACCAAGATTTAGAGATTAAAGTGACACGATTAGGTGCCCGTCATCACGCTGAGAATATGATAAAGCAGCAAGATCCGCGTGGGCATGATATTTATTGGTTAGGCCCACCAGGAAAAGAGCAAGATGCTGGTGAGGGAACGGACTTTTATGCTGTAGATAAACGACAGGTTTCAGTGACGCCACTTCAAGTGGACCTCACCGCCCACGAATCTTTACGAGCTATGGAACATTGGTTTAAGGAAAAAGCACTATGA
- the truD gene encoding tRNA pseudouridine(13) synthase TruD, giving the protein MSDVLSQFHYLHGKPSAKAKLKAKAADFKVSEDLGYEFTGSGEHLMIRIRKTGENTSFVANELAKACQVKSKDISWAGLKDRHAITEQWLSVHLPTGETPDFSVFLAQYPSIEILDTQRHNKKLRPGDLAGNDFEITLSDVTDVEQVIERIGKIEKLGVPNYFGSQRFGHQGNNLEEARRWGRENVRTRNQNQRSLYLSSARSWIFNKIVSARIEQGVFDTLLVGDVVSGGESGLVTEDNIASLQQALNSKDIQITAAMAGDNALPTKGKAQQLEQPNLDSESDLMALIRGNRMRHDRRAVLLQPKNFTWTHNENSVTLTFSLDSGSFATSIVRELVEEDVVERVY; this is encoded by the coding sequence ATGTCAGATGTTTTATCTCAGTTTCATTACTTACACGGTAAACCAAGCGCAAAAGCAAAACTCAAAGCCAAAGCTGCAGATTTTAAAGTCAGCGAAGATCTCGGTTATGAGTTTACCGGCTCTGGTGAGCATCTGATGATACGCATACGAAAGACAGGAGAGAACACCAGCTTCGTTGCCAATGAACTTGCTAAGGCCTGTCAGGTCAAATCTAAAGATATTAGCTGGGCTGGATTAAAAGATCGCCATGCAATAACAGAGCAGTGGCTCAGTGTTCACTTACCGACAGGTGAAACCCCTGATTTCAGTGTTTTTTTGGCTCAATACCCAAGCATTGAAATATTAGACACTCAGCGCCATAACAAAAAACTTCGTCCTGGTGACTTAGCGGGCAATGATTTTGAGATAACCTTGTCTGACGTCACGGATGTTGAACAGGTGATTGAGCGCATTGGAAAAATAGAAAAATTGGGTGTGCCAAATTATTTTGGTAGTCAACGTTTTGGTCATCAGGGAAATAATCTTGAGGAAGCCCGTCGTTGGGGCCGTGAAAATGTTCGAACACGCAATCAGAATCAGCGTAGCTTGTATTTGTCATCCGCACGTTCCTGGATTTTTAACAAAATCGTGTCAGCTCGCATAGAGCAAGGTGTCTTCGATACGTTACTGGTGGGCGATGTCGTTTCAGGTGGTGAATCGGGCTTAGTGACCGAGGACAATATCGCCTCATTACAGCAAGCTCTGAACAGTAAAGATATCCAAATTACAGCAGCGATGGCGGGTGATAATGCGTTGCCAACGAAGGGCAAAGCACAACAACTAGAGCAGCCTAACCTAGACAGTGAATCCGACTTAATGGCTTTGATTCGAGGCAATCGCATGCGACACGATCGCAGAGCTGTGCTTTTGCAGCCGAAAAATTTTACATGGACACATAATGAAAATAGCGTGACATTAACGTTTTCATTAGATTCAGGGAGTTTCGCTACCTCTATTGTTAGAGAGCTGGTGGAAGAAGATGTTGTTGAAAGAGTCTATTAA
- the ispF gene encoding 2-C-methyl-D-erythritol 2,4-cyclodiphosphate synthase codes for MRIGHGFDVHKFGGQGPVIIGGVAIPYEQGLLAHSDGDVALHALSDALLGAIAAGDIGRHFPDTDDKWKGADSRELLKDVYRRVKEQGYILGNADITIMAQSPKMAPHIEAMCAAIAQDLETDLGNVNVKATTTERLGFTGRKEGIACEAVVLLMKK; via the coding sequence ATGCGAATAGGTCATGGTTTTGATGTGCATAAATTCGGTGGTCAAGGCCCCGTTATTATTGGTGGAGTCGCGATTCCTTACGAACAAGGGCTCCTTGCCCATTCTGATGGTGATGTCGCTTTACACGCATTAAGTGATGCCTTACTGGGTGCGATTGCCGCAGGTGATATTGGGCGTCATTTTCCCGATACCGATGATAAGTGGAAAGGTGCTGATAGCCGAGAGCTGCTAAAAGATGTGTATCGCCGAGTGAAAGAGCAAGGTTATATACTGGGTAATGCAGACATTACTATCATGGCTCAATCACCAAAAATGGCGCCCCACATTGAAGCGATGTGCGCAGCGATAGCTCAAGATTTAGAAACGGATCTTGGCAATGTCAATGTGAAAGCAACAACGACAGAGCGACTTGGCTTTACTGGACGGAAAGAAGGCATTGCGTGTGAAGCGGTTGTATTGCTCATGAAAAAATAA
- the ispD gene encoding 2-C-methyl-D-erythritol 4-phosphate cytidylyltransferase, with protein sequence MPNKHSPNSIVAIVPAAGVGSRMKVDRPKQYLTINDTAILEHTVLKLLSHPKIDTVVISVTDGDPYFPSLSIANQSNVIRVSGGKERADSVLSALEYVNQKNVSEWVLVHDAARPCVQLKDIDRLIETALAHDVGAILACPVRDTMKRSDSANNIDSTVDRNNLWHALTPQMFRTSSLYHALDDALKAEATITDEASAMERLGLAPALVHGRSDNIKITQPEDLSLAEFYLSQNKEKESCE encoded by the coding sequence ATGCCAAATAAACATTCCCCAAACTCCATCGTAGCTATTGTGCCTGCTGCGGGCGTGGGCAGCCGAATGAAGGTTGATCGTCCGAAACAGTATTTAACGATAAACGATACGGCCATTTTAGAACACACCGTCCTTAAGCTACTTTCTCACCCTAAGATTGATACCGTGGTCATCTCGGTGACAGATGGCGATCCTTATTTCCCAAGTTTATCCATTGCCAATCAATCGAATGTCATCCGTGTTAGTGGCGGAAAAGAGCGTGCTGACTCTGTGTTATCGGCTTTAGAGTATGTCAATCAAAAAAACGTATCTGAATGGGTGTTAGTCCACGACGCTGCGAGACCCTGCGTACAACTCAAAGATATTGACCGTTTGATTGAGACGGCGTTAGCCCATGATGTTGGCGCGATATTGGCTTGCCCAGTACGAGATACAATGAAACGCTCCGATAGTGCCAATAATATCGACTCAACCGTAGATCGAAATAACTTATGGCATGCATTAACGCCACAAATGTTTCGAACAAGCTCGCTCTATCATGCGCTCGATGACGCGTTAAAAGCGGAAGCAACCATTACCGATGAAGCGTCGGCAATGGAGCGGCTCGGCCTTGCGCCTGCGTTGGTGCATGGCCGTTCTGACAATATTAAAATCACTCAGCCGGAAGACTTGTCTTTGGCTGAGTTTTATTTAAGCCAAAATAAGGAAAAAGAGTCATGCGAATAG
- the ftsB gene encoding cell division protein FtsB, whose translation MRIFVLTLTLLFGWLQYTLWFGKNGIIDFNLVNSEIQAQHRVNDNLRARNDEMFAEIDDLRQGLDAIEERARHELGMVKEGETFYRLIGEESQ comes from the coding sequence ATGCGAATTTTTGTTTTGACCTTAACACTCCTGTTCGGCTGGCTACAGTATACATTGTGGTTTGGCAAAAACGGCATTATTGATTTCAATCTAGTGAATAGTGAGATTCAAGCTCAGCATCGAGTGAACGATAATCTTCGTGCTCGTAATGATGAAATGTTTGCTGAAATTGATGACTTGCGCCAAGGCTTAGATGCCATTGAAGAGCGAGCAAGGCATGAGCTTGGTATGGTAAAAGAAGGAGAAACTTTCTACCGCTTGATTGGAGAGGAATCACAGTAG
- a CDS encoding undecaprenyl-diphosphate phosphatase — translation MSYIEAFVLALIQGLTEFLPISSSAHLILPSAVLGWEDQGLAFDVAVHVGTLAAVIIYFRKEVISLLSAFLGSIFKGERSKESKLAWMIILATIPACLFGLFMKDLIEIYLRSAWVIATTTIVFGLLLWYVDKNATLVDDEYQADWKKSLFIGVSQALAMIPGTSRSGATITAAMYLGFTREAAARFSFLMSIPIILLAGGYLGLKLISSGEPVHLGVLMTGIVTSFVSAYVCIHLFLKLISRMGMTPFVIYRLILGFGLFAFLLFN, via the coding sequence ATGAGTTATATTGAAGCTTTTGTCCTTGCCCTTATTCAAGGACTCACGGAATTTTTACCTATTTCCAGCTCTGCGCATTTAATTTTACCTTCTGCTGTCTTGGGTTGGGAAGACCAAGGCTTAGCGTTTGATGTCGCTGTTCATGTGGGCACATTAGCCGCAGTGATCATCTATTTTCGTAAAGAAGTGATCTCACTACTCAGTGCTTTTTTAGGATCCATCTTTAAAGGCGAACGAAGTAAAGAATCAAAGCTGGCATGGATGATCATTCTAGCGACGATCCCCGCCTGTTTATTTGGTCTGTTCATGAAAGATCTGATCGAAATATATTTACGCAGTGCTTGGGTTATTGCTACGACGACCATCGTCTTTGGTTTATTGCTTTGGTATGTCGATAAAAATGCCACTTTGGTCGACGATGAATATCAAGCTGATTGGAAAAAGTCACTGTTTATTGGTGTTTCACAAGCCTTGGCAATGATCCCTGGCACCTCTCGCTCTGGCGCCACTATAACAGCGGCAATGTATTTGGGGTTTACTCGTGAGGCGGCGGCTCGATTTTCATTTCTTATGTCGATTCCGATCATCTTACTGGCTGGCGGCTATTTAGGGCTAAAGCTTATTTCCAGTGGTGAACCAGTTCATTTAGGTGTGCTGATGACAGGAATCGTAACGTCATTTGTCAGTGCTTATGTCTGTATTCATCTATTTTTGAAACTGATTTCACGTATGGGTATGACACCGTTTGTCATATACCGCCTCATACTGGGCTTCGGATTGTTTGCATTTTTACTATTCAACTAG
- the folK gene encoding 2-amino-4-hydroxy-6-hydroxymethyldihydropteridine diphosphokinase, with protein sequence MITAYIGVGTNVEREKHVEVAVKELSLLGEELRLSTIYQCAPVHFDGDDFFNLVIEMKTALSLAELSQALRKVEMRWGRSEFAQKYQDRTLDLDIILFGEEVSESDPQLPRSDIFKYAFVIQPLYELCPDLHIPSDGRTVQQVWNQSTDSDTLTGIEPWFELKK encoded by the coding sequence ATGATCACCGCATACATTGGTGTAGGAACCAATGTAGAACGTGAAAAACACGTCGAGGTGGCGGTCAAGGAACTTTCTTTGTTAGGTGAAGAGCTAAGGCTATCGACGATCTATCAATGTGCGCCAGTTCATTTTGACGGGGATGATTTTTTTAATCTTGTAATAGAAATGAAAACCGCACTTTCTTTAGCGGAACTTTCACAAGCATTACGTAAAGTTGAAATGCGTTGGGGTCGATCGGAGTTTGCACAAAAGTATCAAGATCGAACTTTAGATCTTGATATCATTTTGTTTGGGGAAGAGGTGAGCGAAAGTGATCCGCAATTACCAAGAAGTGACATATTCAAATACGCATTTGTTATTCAACCACTTTATGAATTGTGCCCTGATTTACACATTCCATCAGATGGAAGAACGGTCCAACAGGTTTGGAACCAGTCCACTGATTCTGACACGTTAACCGGTATTGAACCCTGGTTTGAACTAAAGAAATAA
- the folB gene encoding bifunctional dihydroneopterin aldolase/7,8-dihydroneopterin epimerase codes for MDKVFIEQLEVITTIGVYDWEQEIKQKLVLDIEMAHNNQPAGKSDDVADALDYFEVSQAVLKHIEQGTFLLVERVAEEVAELIMGRFNVPWIKIRLTKPGAVAQARGVGVIIERGKQ; via the coding sequence ATGGATAAAGTATTTATTGAACAGCTAGAAGTGATTACGACCATCGGTGTTTACGACTGGGAGCAAGAGATCAAACAGAAGCTCGTTCTTGATATCGAAATGGCCCACAATAATCAACCTGCGGGAAAAAGTGATGATGTTGCGGATGCTCTCGATTACTTTGAAGTGAGTCAGGCTGTTTTAAAGCACATTGAACAAGGAACGTTTTTGTTGGTTGAGCGCGTTGCGGAAGAAGTGGCGGAGCTGATCATGGGGCGCTTTAATGTTCCGTGGATCAAAATACGCTTAACCAAGCCTGGTGCGGTTGCTCAAGCTCGAGGTGTGGGAGTGATCATTGAGCGAGGCAAGCAATGA